From the genome of Vulpes lagopus strain Blue_001 chromosome 2, ASM1834538v1, whole genome shotgun sequence, one region includes:
- the LEUTX gene encoding paired-like homeodomain transcription factor LEUTX, with the protein MAENQRCARRGRTHFKKEQVQALKRVFEETMYPDWNHNATWDLFGTELRWGSSWYSLPPDLQQICLGDSDPPWASSPYDIDQFMELYALPGDDDPRSLDQYLSPTCFG; encoded by the exons ATGGCAG AAAATCAAAGGTGTGCTCGCCGGGGCCGTACCCATTTCAAAAAAGAACAAGTTCAGGCACTGAAACGTGTGTTTGAAGAGACCATGTACCCAGATTGG AATCACAATGCTACATGGGACCTTTTCGGGACGGAGCTCAG ATGGGGTTCATCTTGGTATTCTCTGCCTCCTGACCTCCAGCAGATATGTCTGGGGGACTCTGATCCTCCTTGGGCCTCCAGTCCCTATGACATAGATCAATTCATGGAACTATATGCCTTACCTGGGGATGATGACCCCCGCAGCCTAGATCAATACCTCTCCCCCACGTGCTTCGGTTGA